GACCTTGACCTCATGCCAGCCGTCCTGAAAGCGCACCATCACCCCGTCCGCTTCCGCCACGAGTTGATCCGGCGCGGGCGCGTGGGGTGCTGGGGCCGTCGCCGTCTGCGCGACGTGCGCGGCCTGCTGCGCCTGCTGCGCCAGCGCGACGGCCCCGGCGGCTTCGGTCACGCTGCGCACCGTCTCCGCGCTGACGACGAGGCCGGTGGTCTGGGTCAGCAGGCGCGCGGCCGCACGAAAGCTCGTCTCGCCACCGAGGGCGACGAGGAGCTGGCGCAGCCCCGCACTCAGGCGTTGCGGTCCGGCAAGCCCCAACGCGGTATCGGTGGGGCTGAAGCCGTGGCCGCAGGGCCCGCACTGCGCCCAGGGCCGCGCGAACTGCAGCGGCCCGGCACGGGTCTGCAGCGTGCGCGGGCGCCAGTCATGCACCGCCGCCGGCTGGTGACACTGCGGGCAGCGTGGCGGCGGGGCCACACTGGTGTCCTGGAGGCGGCGATGACTGCCTGCCAGCGTCGCCGCGAGCAAGGCAGGCGCCGCCGTGCGCAGGGCGCCCAGCACGGCGTTCTCCAACGCGTCCAGGCTGCACTCGGGGTGCTCACCGGCAAAGCGGCTGAGCTCGCTGGCCAGGGCACTTGCGGCACGGGCGAGGGCAGGCAGTACGATCACGACGGGAAGGCGGGAAGTCATCGGCCCCTTCCTGCGCGACCGACCGTCCTCACTACGGTCGGTCGCTCTGTTTTCCTCGTTACCCTACTGCATCGCCACGCCTCGCCTCCGTCTCATCCCTGCACCGTGCTTCCACAACTTCTGGGCACACCCTCGAAGTATGCATCGTTGACACGGCCTAACTCCCCCTGTCCACGGGCGATGACCGAGGTGGGGTCCACTTGCTCCAGATCCACAGTAATTGGCCGGTAGGGGACAATTCCTGTACTCAGACCGGACGCAATTTCCTCCCTGGTTGTGCAGGGTTTCGGTGCCTGGCAGATATTCAGCCCGTCATAATAGGGACTTTCGGTGAACAGCGCGGCAGCGCCGTCCGCGTCGCCGCGATTGATCGCGTCGAAGAACGCCTGCACCACCGCGACCGGATCGGACGCCAGCGCGGGTGTGGGGCTGGGCGCCGGCTGCTGCGCGTCCGCGCCGTACGCCCAACAAGCGAGCACGGCTGCGGCGCAAACGAGCCCAACGCCGAGAGTTCGCCGCACGGCTGCATCTCGCTTCCTACTGATCCGACACGGATACCAGAAGCCGTACGGTACACCACCTGTATGAACGAACGCGCAGCGCCAATTCGCACACACAAAAGCCCCCTCTCCAGTCGCTGGAGAGGGGGTTGGGGGTGAGGCCACGCCGGCTCACACCGCCCGCGGATGCGCCCGGTCGTAGACCTCGCGCACATGGTCGTTGGCAAGCTGGGTGTAGACCTGGGTGGTCGAAATGTTGGCGTGGCCCAGCAGTTCTTGAACGTGGCGCAGCGGCGCGCCGCCGCGCAGCATATGCGTGGCGAAGCTGTGGCGCAGCGTGTGCGGCGTCACCGTGCCGCGCAGGTGGGCCGACTCGGCGTAGCCCTTGAGGATCAGCCAGAAGCCCTGGCGCGTCAGCCGCTCGCCGCGGCGGTTGACGAACAGCGCCTTCTCGCCCGGCGTGCGCACCATCTTGCGCCGCGCCTCGCGCAGGTACATGAGCAGCGACTCGGCGGCGTGTGTGTGGATCGGCACCGTGCGTTCTTTGGCGCCCTTGCCCAGGCAGCGCACGTAGGCCGTGCCGTCGTTGAGGATGATGTCGGTCAGGTTCAGCGAGACCAGCTCGGTGACGCGCATGCCGGTGGCGTAGAGCAGCTCCAGCATCGCCTTGTCGCGCTTCGCCTCCGGCGTGCCGCGGCGCAGCGGTTGCTCCAAAAGCTCGTCCACCTCTTCCGGCGAGATCGGCTTGGGCAGCGACTTGCCCACGCGCGGCGAGGCCAGGTTTTCCGTCGGGTCGCCGGGCGTGATCCCCTCGGCGTGCATGAAGCCGAAGAACGACTTGATCGCCGCCACCTTGCGCGCGACGGTGGCGTCGGCGTAGTCGCGCTGTTGCAGGCTGCGCAGGTACTCCTGGATGCGCGGGCGGTCGATCTGCGACCAGCTCGGGCGGCTGCCGTTGGTGCGGCCGGCGGCGCAGAAGGTCGCGAACTGCTGGATGTCGTTGCGGTAGGCGGCGACGGTGTTTTGCGAGGCGCCCTTCTCGACGGTGAGGAACTGCAGAAAGTGGGTGATGGCGTCTTCCACGGCGATCCTCCTCGCGGCCTCGGCGGCGCTGCGGGTGCTGTCCAACAGGCTACCATAGAATTACACCAAAGTAGTTATTAGATAACAGCCCCCTGTGACTCTTTTTTCGGATCCACACCCGCAAAATCAACCATAAGCGTTGACTTCAGAACGTGTGTTCTATATACTACGCTCATGGCGCTGGGATGAACAGCGTACGCGTGCATCGGATAGAAGGAGCAGGAGATGAGCGAGCAGCAGGCGCCAGCCGCGGAGAAACAGACGGAGCACGCCGGCCACCAGGCCGCCGCGGGCTTCGACCCCGCCCGCTACCTGACCAAGCTCAGCCGCCGGCAGAAAACGCCGGACGGCCAGTGGAAGACGATCGAGCTGGACTACATGGAGGTCAAGTGGCGGCTGCTCTGGCTGCGCAGCGAGCATCCGGACGCGGAGATCGCCACCGAGCTGGCCACGCTCGACCTGGACCGCAACCTCGCCGTGTTCAAGGCGCACGTTGCCGTGCCCGGCCGCGGCAGCGCCACCGGTTGGGGCAGCGAGACAGCCGACGACTGGCGTGACTTCATCGAGAAGGCCGAGACGAAGGCGCTGGGCCGGGCGCTGGCCGCGCTCGGCTTCGGCACCCAGTTCTGCGAGGACTTCGACTTTGGTGGCGACGAGGGCAAAGTCGTGGATGCGCCGGTGGACATCCGCAGCACCCGCGGCGGCCAGGCGCAGCCACCGCGAGCGCAGGCCCAGCCGGCCCGCCGCGCCCCCGAGAGCAACGGCACGGCGCCGGTCGCGCAGGGCCAGCTCGGCGGCGGCGCCTGGACGGACCGCCCGGCCACCGAGCCGCAGATCAAGGCGATCTACGCGATCGCCCGCGGCGCCCAGGCGATGGACGACGGCACGCTGGAGGAGTGGGTGCGCAGCCGCTACCACTGCCTGCCGGCCGAGCTCAACCGCCGCCAGGCGAGTGAGGCGATCGACGCCCTCAAGCTCGGCGCCGCCAGCTAATGTTGTAGTTGTCCCGTCGAACCGCACAGCCCCCGGCCAATCGCTGGCCGGGGGCTGTTTGTTGTCTCGCACTCATCCGGAAGGTTTCGGACGGTTTGCTGAACGTGCGATCACTCCTGCTCCGCGGTCAGTCCCAGCAACGCGTTCAGCGGCAGCGTCAGATCCGGGAAGGCAAGCGGCGAGAGCGTACCGCCCCGTTCCACGATCGTCACGCTGGTGTAGACCCCGTCCCGCGCGGCTCGCGGTTTACCAGCGCCCGGTCGCCATTCAGGTCAAAGATCCATGCCTCGGGAATGCCGGCCGCGGCGTACAGCGGCAGCTTCTCGAAGCGATCGATCGCCAGCGAGGAGTCCGCCTCCTCGATCACCAGCAGCACATCCTCCGGGTTGGGGTGCCCGGAGCGATAGTTATCGGCCCGAAGCCGCACGAGCGCTACGTCCGGCTCCGGCGAAGCCCTCGGCGGCAGGCGGATCGGAATCTGCGTGCGCACCTTCGCCCGGCCGCGTACTCGATCGTAGAACCAGTCGTGCAGGTCCATCACGCAAACGGAGTGGCGGGCTCCCATCGCCGTCATGCAGACGATCCTCCCATCGA
The DNA window shown above is from Dehalococcoidia bacterium and carries:
- a CDS encoding ISKra4 family transposase, which produces MTSRLPVVIVLPALARAASALASELSRFAGEHPECSLDALENAVLGALRTAAPALLAATLAGSHRRLQDTSVAPPPRCPQCHQPAAVHDWRPRTLQTRAGPLQFARPWAQCGPCGHGFSPTDTALGLAGPQRLSAGLRQLLVALGGETSFRAAARLLTQTTGLVVSAETVRSVTEAAGAVALAQQAQQAAHVAQTATAPAPHAPAPDQLVAEADGVMVRFQDGWHEVKVGVVGGWDTVAAQQGPAPHLQAPSYVALRGQPAVFGAQWGAEAARRGAVDVVGWYGRGNRLARLRHAVVIGDGAAWIWEQAAAQFGDRTEIVDFYHACEHLTTVAGLLAGVGSAAATAWATARREELRSQGVAAILPHLATPTGLDAGAAAKLRTERGYFSGNAARMQYPAFRAAGLPIGSGAVESSARHVIQQRLKRAGARWSDAGGQVMVALRAQHATQLAQAA
- a CDS encoding nuclear transport factor 2 family protein translates to MVQAFFDAINRGDADGAAALFTESPYYDGLNICQAPKPCTTREEIASGLSTGIVPYRPITVDLEQVDPTSVIARGQGELGRVNDAYFEGVPRSCGSTVQG
- the xerD gene encoding site-specific tyrosine recombinase XerD, with the protein product MEDAITHFLQFLTVEKGASQNTVAAYRNDIQQFATFCAAGRTNGSRPSWSQIDRPRIQEYLRSLQQRDYADATVARKVAAIKSFFGFMHAEGITPGDPTENLASPRVGKSLPKPISPEEVDELLEQPLRRGTPEAKRDKAMLELLYATGMRVTELVSLNLTDIILNDGTAYVRCLGKGAKERTVPIHTHAAESLLMYLREARRKMVRTPGEKALFVNRRGERLTRQGFWLILKGYAESAHLRGTVTPHTLRHSFATHMLRGGAPLRHVQELLGHANISTTQVYTQLANDHVREVYDRAHPRAV
- a CDS encoding Uma2 family endonuclease produces the protein MVADLVDRRFTLEEYERMVEAGIFDEDEHIELLDGRIVCMTAMGARHSVCVMDLHDWFYDRVRGRAKVRTQIPIRLPPRASPEPDVALVRLRADNYRSGHPNPEDVLLVIEEADSSLAIDRFEKLPLYAAAGIPEAWIFDLNGDRALVNREPRGTGSTPA